The genomic interval AGATTAATTTCAACAGTGTTTATAATGAGCTTGATCCATCCAGGGCCTTCATCTCTGTTTCCCCTTATCCCTGTGGCCCCATGTTAAAATAAGAATTGAGGTTCTGTCTATTCCATATGTCTTATCTAATTCGATTCAATATGTTCCGAAATTGGCAAGAGCCGAATCGCAAAAGTATACAAaacatttcaacaaaatcattaaaatacacATTTATACATACAACAGCACGATGgataaatcataatttcataacaaattaaaataattacattaccataaatattattttgtttagatgcttatacaatatatacataattgGATGCATAGACgtcaatattacaaaaatatataattatattgatgatATAGCCTAATGACCATCGcgcaccttacgattggtctacgcccgattttggaaaaaaaaagattaaacgtttgatgtaaatattaaaACATGGAACATACTACTTTCCATAATTCGGAATCGTCATATGAACACCTATACGGGGGTATTTATATTATGATAGACTTAATGTAGACCTACAGAAGCGAATTCGATTCTTAGTCGTAATTAAGTCATAACAGTCATACAAAATGTTtacaatttcaaatcaatttggcCATCACTCCGGGCCTAATTAGTGGCTTCAAAATATTGATCATAGTTATTTTGATATCAGTATTCTAATAGTTACACCAAACATCAGATcagatcattattataaatatatactaTTGCTATCATAAAATTAGCAATGTGCTGTTCCTTCCGCAAACAGGTCGTAGACTCGTCGTAACGTGTGCGGTGGCCGAAATCAAATAGGAATTAAGCACTACATAGACTAACTAGCTGGAGGTAAAGAAGGTACAGATGATGGAACCTGCGGCGAATACAGATGTGCAACAGAACCACCTGAGATTTctggtggaggtggtggtggtggtggagggtATGATACGGAGATGGGCGGCGGGTAGGGATATACTGAGTTATAAGGTTGACTAGGAGGTAAAAACGAGCCCGTAGAGGATGGCGGAGGGTACAACGCTTCCGATCCCGGCATTTGCACGGTCGAAAATTTTCCGATGTCTTCGTAAGCTGGTGGCGGAACGTCCGGTAAGCTTGAGTTTGGATCACCTAAATGAGTCAAAGCTAACTCCCCTGTATTCTCTGGAGGAGAATCGCCCGACTCCTGAGTTCTTTCTCCACCTGTAACATCTAGTGTAATTTCTGTGCTTTGGGTGGGTACTGATGGGGATGATTCGTTCTTCCCTTTTTTAAGACAGCAATGGTAGAAAAAGAACACCCCTGTTAAGCATCCGGCAACGATTCCAAATATCTCCCAACCAGAAAGGCCGCTACCTGTGCGGTACAAAACGAAAAGACAGCAGAGTTTAGGAGTGATGCATGCAAGCATAAATGTCATAGATGGTGTTATATGGCTATAATTTTACAAGGGCATACATAAAAATAaccataaataataataataacaatgataagtAATGATGGTGGTGTCTTTACTGTCTTATCAAGCGCATACACCGTCCGAAGAAGACGCGCATATTACTAATAGATGCAAAAGGGTACAATGATcctgacggggggggggggggaatggtaCCTGTTCCCTCGCCTTGATTGGTGCCTGTTAATAGCAGCAATCGCATATAGATATCAGAATACCCCAAACTCTACAAGAAAATCCTTACTCGATAGGCCGTGACACTGTACGCCAACATCTTCTGAATGTCCGCAGTTGTGTACTCCCCAACCATCATGAGTGCAATAGCTGAGCTGACCCTCGTCCCCGTTACACTGTACGTTGTCCAACCAGATTGATCCTGTGGCCTCTTGGTAGCCCCTGTCGCTGGTGGTGAAATACCCCTCACCTTCGAATCCGAGTTGTTGGCAGACCACCCGGCTCTCTTCCAAGTCCCACGTGTCGTCACAGACGGTACCCCATTGGCCATCGTGAAAGATCTCCAAGCGTCCCTCTGCATCGTTCGGACCGTCCACCAAACGCACTGCCCCTTCCGTGGCTAAATTAGAATCGTCATAAATAGAAGTACAGTTAAAACtgttacatttaaaacaaagacGGACGTTTAAtaatgtaatttaaaaagaTGTTTCGCAGATATCAAAACCTCTATCCAGATGCATTCTCGGAAATGGAAAATACCCGGGTTTTTTTTAAGCTATCCAGTTTCAGCTTTTTCTTTTAATCCGACCTTGCAAAAAAAATCCCGTTCACCGCGTGTCATCAATCATAATCCAGTGATAAATGGCAATAAGACATGATATTATTTGGAGAGGTATGCTTTTCTCACTATGTGCGTATCAataagtttacactttgaaaaagaccCCCTAATTGTggataattttcacaaatttccTTATAGGCTTTGGTCTCATCTTCCAGTTGACAGTTTACTTTTTTTCGACAGAATCTACtgttcatttttgtaattgGCTTCCGCAGAAATAAtggttttcattaatttttcacGCTGTGTAATTGGGAAAAGGCGAAAAAATGAAGTGAACGTGCTGTATAGTTTTATCTTTTGGAGGCCATTTCGGGTCAGTGGAACCAAGAAATTACATTGTAACGCTTTATAACAACCTTTTTGCCTGAAAGGTCATTTTAAGACGAGGCAAACATAACTTTTACGTTGTTTGTTCCAGCTGGATCTGAGAACATAAAATGATACAAATCAGTATGAACAAAATTTCTTTTTAGATATCTCCAGCATTTATCTTTTTTGAGTTTTGTCACTTAAGGGGGTTTATATTTCATACTTCATGTCTACTTGTTTCTCCTATTATTTCATGCGACTATCTACAACAATGGAAAAGCATATATTATCGCAATGGTCTAGGCGTGTGGGGGGTTCTAGGGGAGATGTTTTGGCCGAGGTAATCGAAAAATCTTTCCCCTTTAGTGAGCACCAATAAAGGGGAAAGATTTTTCgattatatcattatttgtttaaagAGACTTATACCAAtatcataaatgtgtaaaaagcTTTAGGATAttagaaatatttcattttataaaattatgaatatttcaaagtgtaaactatTTACGCACTGTTTATCGCAAACCCCGTGCTATCCTTTACCCCGTACTaaatctttcctttttctcacAGGCTAAATTTTCTTCATAACCCCGGCTAAGTAAATACTGGCTTTTCTCAAACAAAATTACTGTAGGCCTAATCCCGgactcagtggcgtaactacaggggggcatgggggcaggtgccccccccccccccccccatcggctggcaaaaaaaaaaccggggaaaaggagaaaaagaggaagaaaggaagagaaacgtagtgggaaaagaagaaattattgttcattataatgttatatcatattatgttatgttatattacataagaagcattttttcataacttcatgaaacattatttgttcagggcctatgtcttcactgttcctggtgctcgcatagactgtttaacgagatatataatcctgttgtactaaaatctcccgttttcaaatcaatatacaccaacTATATTTtctcgcaattcgagttattattgttttatttagtgacatttgcttctttttcatgactacttaaagtgattgccctattttaaggtcttaatataaaaaatttcctgtccgtgctaacgttcgcattagttgattggtgagatgtctgctcttcatgaattcctaaaatcagtccttaaaatgtcaatttttctgatctgaatataaaaaaatttcagctcgcgcttcgcgcccgctgTATTTGATTAgggagatgcgtatgataatcatgattacacaaaaagtgctttatgtgtttagatgtaattctaacaaaatcagcaaaggatggcactatcattagatgactatgctgagatatttatactcttaatggaatcctgaaatatagtccttaaaatgtccctgtttggggtcaatatatacaaaaattttagctcgcgctttgcgctcgcgttgtttgtttagcaagacaggtacgtatcatgattacaaaaaaattgcttataatgtccctttttaggtctgaatatcacaaattttcagctcgcgcttcgcgctcgcattatttaatcagtgaggtACACATCCGTTAATGGtactgcatgtccttaaaatgtctctatgaGGTCAGTATACTTGTcaactgagcgcgctttgcgcgctccctaagtgactcaaagttttgctggtgcccccccccccccccccaatgccgtgaccaaCGGTATCTCTGATTGAAAAACAGCGCTGGCTCCCGACCGTAGACCGTGTTTTTCACAATTCCCGGTATATTTTTAGTTCCCAAATCCCAAGACCCCGTATTTTACCcgtgtagcccccccccccccggcctgttACTAATAACAACATTATGCTTGCTGTTCTTTCCTTCAGGCTCAATGCAGTGAAGGAGGACTCATAACAAGAGTTGTCTGAGCAGAACTTTCCGGCGCATTCAAGTCAagttctgattgataaaaaaattagttaATCGCAAAACGATAGGATACGTACAAGCAGATACCGCACAGCGTACTCCCGCATCCTCTGAATGGCCACAGTTATGAACTCCCCATCCATTGCTAGAACAAGCAGACAGTTCTTCTTCCAAACCACTGCATCGCAAATCATCCAGCCAGATCGTTCCAGACCCTTCCCCAAACTGACCTCCTTGGAATACCTGGTCGACTCCGGAATAGCCTAATTGTCGACATGCAACTGCACCATCGTTAATATCCCATGAATCATCACATATAGTACCCCACTCTCCTGAGTAGTAGATCTCAACACGTCCCTCATTCGACGAAGAACCGCCTACTAGTCTCAGGTCGGATCCTGATGGGATAGCTGATAGATttgaggggaaaaaaaggaGGTCTTTACCAAACGTGACTTAGTCACTTTACTacctaaatcatttttttttgccacaTATACATTTATTCTACTTTAGTTTACATAATTACACACAAAATTCAGTTAAAACCCACAAAAACCTCTGTGAGAGATTTTCCTCTTCAGTGAATGATACAGAGTCCCAATCACGAAATGAGGGTTACGTCCTGTGTCACGTTACAATTACTTGCCCAGGATTCCTTTTTAAGTTACAAgggatataattatttttattcttctttatcTTACCTATTCTTCTAAATATTAAACACTTCACCCTTGACGGTTCTTCTAGGTGAGTGCACTAGGTTCAATTCTCGATGCGTATGTAATAGGCCTACAAATTGCagattcctattttgctaaagcttccccccaaaaataatatatcactCAACATTCTCCTGCCTTTCCAGCCACGTAAGATATGCACATCGTAAAGCACCTTGAAGAACATACGTTTCTAAATGCAAAGCAACATGGGTTTAGGAAACTTTGAGGGGGCGATACCAACTCATTCTGATAATCACTGGATCAGCAAGACTCCTCTTCCAGCTTCAGCAATATATGGCATCATATTGCCGACTTGAACAAAACTGCAATGAGCAAAAACTTAGTGACAACTGGATCACAGAGGGTGTTGGTTGATGGAGAATCCGATCGGAATCCAATGCCGCAAGGGTCCGTCATCGGACCGTTGCTCTTCCTCATCTATATCAACAACATCACTTCAAACATCTCGCATCAAGTATGAGGCCTTCGCAAATGACTGCATCCATGATATCGCAGCATTAGAACCAATGTCGGCTCTGAAATCCTCAAAGGGATCTTAAACAAGCTATCCAGCTACACTGGGAGAAGGTAGATAAAATTCAACCTGTGCAAATGCtacgttttatgaatttcaggGAAGAGACGAAAATTGATCGGCCAATCAAATACCACGCTCAAACAGGTCACCCAACACCCTTACCGCGGATGACCAGCAACCGTTGCTGAGTAATTAATATAGACAAAGTAGTAGTTAAAACAAAGTGGTTACCAAGTTGTATACCAAGGTGAATTATACCCTTGGAATGATTTCTCACAACCTATAGGGTTTCTTTATCCAAAAGATAATCATGCAAAGAGACAAACTTTTCTTGCCTAGTAAAACTCGAATACACAATCTCTCGATCGTTAATGTCCTTGTTGGCTATCATTATAAACCTGACAATTAGGAACAGTTACAAACACATTCAGATCTGATAAATCTTTCCTAAGATATAGGAATGTATCTGATTAATCTTGCTTATACATATCGGCATCTAgatgaattaaaataatcatgatttaagACGCCATTGAATGAATATCATCACTGTTAGCAATAACTTAACAATCTCATCTTCAAACGAAATTGAGATTGAGCCACTTaatacaaacaacaacaaattgtttaatgtttgaaacgaatgaataaaaaacaaaaatgtctaTGAAGTCGGGTGAATGATAATATCATTCCTTAAATACTTACAAGAGCACCTGAGTCCTGCATCTTCCGAATGTCCGCAGTTATGAACGCCCCATCCATTACTAGAACAAGCAGACAGTTCTTCTTCCAAACCACTGCATCGCAAATCATCCAGCCAGATCGTTCCTGACCCTTC from Lytechinus pictus isolate F3 Inbred chromosome 2, Lp3.0, whole genome shotgun sequence carries:
- the LOC129254097 gene encoding deleted in malignant brain tumors 1 protein-like isoform X1 encodes the protein MDQDVLRKLLTTIAVIFFASSSKLIGTVAVLAQGEYEGAIRLVDGTSAYEGRIEIYHSGEWGTICDDSWDTNDGEVACRQLGYPGVDQAFQGVQFGEGSGTIWLDDLRCSGLEEELSACSSNGWGVHNCGHSEDAGLRCSSISSGTELRLVGGSSSNEGRVEIYYSGEWGTICDDSWDINDGAVACRQLGYSGVDQVFQGGQFGEGSGTIWLDDLRCSGLEEELSACSSNGWGVHNCGHSEDAGLRCSSISSGSELRLVGGSSSNEGRVEIYYSGEWGTICDDSWDINDGEVACRQLGYSGVDQVFQGGQFGEGSGTIWLDDLRCSGLEEELSACSSNGWGVHNCGHSEDAGLRCSSISSGSELRLIGGSLSNEGRVEIYYSGEWGTICDDSWDINDGAVACRQLGYSGVDQVFQGGQFGEGSGTIWLDDLRCSGLEEELSACSSNGWGVHNCGHSEDAGLRCSSIPSGSDLRLVGGSSSNEGRVEIYYSGEWGTICDDSWDINDGAVACRQLGYSGVDQVFQGGQFGEGSGTIWLDDLRCSGLEEELSACSSNGWGVHNCGHSEDAGVRCAVSASTEGAVRLVDGPNDAEGRLEIFHDGQWGTVCDDTWDLEESRVVCQQLGFEGEGYFTTSDRGYQEATGSIWLDNVQCNGDEGQLSYCTHDGWGVHNCGHSEDVGVQCHGLSSSGLSGWEIFGIVAGCLTGVFFFYHCCLKKGKNESSPSVPTQSTEITLDVTGGERTQESGDSPPENTGELALTHLGDPNSSLPDVPPPAYEDIGKFSTVQMPGSEALYPPPSSTGSFLPPSQPYNSVYPYPPPISVSYPPPPPPPPPEISGGSVAHLYSPQVPSSVPSLPPAS